A portion of the Macaca mulatta isolate MMU2019108-1 chromosome 4, T2T-MMU8v2.0, whole genome shotgun sequence genome contains these proteins:
- the LINC03040 gene encoding LOW QUALITY PROTEIN: uncharacterized protein LINC03040 (The sequence of the model RefSeq protein was modified relative to this genomic sequence to represent the inferred CDS: inserted 1 base in 1 codon): MMPLAEAGALAQGGGPSVMEWACILRRPPLWPLWPKLLRKEGVDEGSFHQKIPRHKQPTSLMVRASRRSGETSAVLKAGRQSVSGRKNSTSKGASSLREERGHPLHPRRGKAVHLRTRGRARGWVKTLAWIPRTRGLAKRAAAAGGDAGHAPFPPPXGARAPKSPGQVTPRGLRLHLPRRESLLRGLCRPLRPLLGFRESDSAKPASLRLLQHTPSARKNYRIAGARLMRSNYPPPLSSAALRGAGPTRRN; encoded by the exons ATGATGCCACTGGCAGAAGCAGGCGCCCTGGCCCAAGGAGGAGGCCCTTCAGTGATGGAGTGGGCCTGCATTCTGCGGAGG CCCCCTCTTTGGCCCCTGTGGCCAAAGCTGTTAAGGAAAGAGGGAGTGGACGAGGGTTCTTTTCACCAGAAGATCCCCAGGCACAAGCAGCCCACCTCACTGATGGTCAGAGCATCCAGAAGAAGTGGCGAGACTTCAGCTGTCCTCAAAGCAGGAAGACAGAGTGTTTCTGGCAGAAAGAACAGCACAAGCAAAG GTGCCTCCAGtttgagggaggagagaggacacCCCCTCCACCCCAGACGTGGGAAAGCAG TCCACCTGCGCACCAGGGGCAGGGCACGTGGCTGGGTGAAGACGCTGGCCTGGATACCGAGGACTCGCGGGCTGGCAAAgcgcgcggcggcggcgggaggAGACGCAGGTCACGCCCCCTTCCCGCCGC ACGGGGCGCGCGCGCCGAAGAGCCCGGGACAGGTGACTCCTAGAGGACTGCGTCTGCACCTCCCCCGGCGGGAGTCCCTTCTTCGCGGCCTCTGCCGCCCCCTGCGTCCCCTCCTGGGCTTCCGAGAGTCTGACTCAGCCAAGCCGGCATCGCTTCGCCTCCTACAACACACCCCGAGCGCGAGGAAAAATTACAGGATTGCAGGGGCACGGCTAATGCGCTCTAATTACCCACCGCCGCTGTCATCCGCGGCGCTCCGCGGCGCTGGGCCAACGCGCCGTAATTAG